The following proteins come from a genomic window of Enterococcus gilvus ATCC BAA-350:
- a CDS encoding amino acid ABC transporter ATP-binding protein has translation MINVKQLSKSFGDNEVLKAIDLTVKEGEVVVIIGPSGSGKSTILRCLNLLEEPTSGEIFFEGQNITAPDSNIDQIRQKMGMVFQSFNLFPHMSVVENLTITPVKIKKEDPTKAKEQALALLDQVGLKEKSDSYPASLSGGQQQRVAIARALAMNPDVMLFDEPTSALDPEMVGEVLAVMQDLAKKGMTMVVVTHEMGFAKEVADRVIFMADGIIQEEGTPEEIFEHPQNSRTQDFLNKVL, from the coding sequence ATGATTAATGTAAAACAACTATCGAAAAGTTTTGGCGACAATGAAGTTTTAAAAGCCATTGATTTAACGGTCAAAGAAGGCGAAGTGGTAGTCATCATCGGTCCTTCAGGAAGCGGGAAAAGTACCATTCTGCGTTGCTTGAATCTTTTAGAAGAGCCGACTTCTGGCGAGATCTTTTTCGAGGGGCAAAATATCACAGCACCCGACAGCAACATCGATCAAATTCGCCAAAAAATGGGCATGGTTTTTCAAAGCTTCAATCTATTCCCGCATATGAGTGTAGTAGAGAATTTAACGATCACGCCAGTAAAAATCAAAAAAGAAGATCCGACAAAGGCCAAAGAACAGGCATTAGCCCTGTTGGATCAAGTAGGTTTGAAGGAAAAATCAGACAGCTACCCTGCGAGTTTGTCTGGCGGGCAGCAGCAGCGGGTGGCGATCGCTCGGGCTTTAGCAATGAATCCAGATGTGATGCTATTCGATGAACCAACCTCCGCCCTTGACCCGGAAATGGTCGGCGAAGTGTTGGCGGTTATGCAGGATTTAGCCAAAAAAGGCATGACGATGGTCGTCGTGACCCACGAGATGGGCTTTGCAAAAGAGGTAGCGGACCGTGTGATCTTCATGGCGGACGGCATCATTCAAGAAGAGGGGACACCAGAAGAAATCTTCGAGCATCCGCAAAACAGCCGGACACAGGATTTCTTAAATAAAGTATTGTAA
- a CDS encoding iron-containing alcohol dehydrogenase family protein, with the protein MTKQLIVRGAPQEYELKINAWNSLESHLNRRKITNILVLHGDTSWKAVKPFFPELSITKTFHYYGGQCTDSAAEEFASLCKKEQFDGIVAVGGGKVADLGKFVAFKAQLPILILPTLAATCAAYTPLSVVYDEAGVMLRYDIFPKASDLVLIDPTILLHSPRELMIAGIGDTLAKWYESHAIISQLEVLPVEVQVAAFAAEKCRGILLEKSTDALSAMAKNELNQAFVDVVEANILLAGMVGGFGDEYGRTAGAHSIHDALTVLPESHQQLHGNKVAYGILVQLMIEDNLAEIQRLLLFYHQLNLPTSLADMSMELSEADYQAVGERACAPGEMIHLMKETVTPALVIEKMKALESLMKK; encoded by the coding sequence ATGACCAAACAGTTGATTGTACGTGGTGCACCACAGGAATATGAACTAAAAATCAATGCCTGGAATTCCTTAGAATCCCACCTAAATAGAAGAAAGATCACAAACATTCTCGTCCTCCATGGCGACACCTCTTGGAAGGCCGTAAAACCCTTTTTCCCTGAGCTATCAATAACAAAAACGTTTCATTATTATGGCGGTCAATGTACGGATTCTGCCGCTGAAGAATTTGCGTCTTTATGCAAGAAGGAACAGTTTGACGGTATCGTGGCAGTCGGTGGCGGAAAAGTGGCTGATTTAGGAAAGTTTGTCGCGTTCAAAGCACAGCTGCCGATCCTTATTTTGCCAACGTTGGCTGCAACCTGCGCCGCTTATACCCCATTAAGCGTCGTCTATGATGAGGCGGGCGTTATGCTCCGGTATGATATTTTTCCAAAGGCCAGTGATCTGGTTTTGATCGATCCCACCATTCTTTTGCACTCCCCTCGTGAATTGATGATCGCCGGGATCGGTGACACGCTCGCGAAATGGTATGAATCTCATGCCATCATTTCTCAACTGGAGGTACTTCCTGTCGAGGTTCAAGTCGCAGCCTTTGCTGCTGAAAAGTGCCGCGGGATTCTTTTAGAAAAAAGTACCGACGCATTATCAGCAATGGCGAAAAACGAACTGAATCAAGCCTTCGTCGATGTCGTTGAAGCAAACATTCTACTTGCGGGCATGGTCGGCGGATTTGGCGATGAATATGGGCGGACAGCCGGCGCGCACTCGATCCACGATGCGTTGACCGTTTTGCCTGAGAGCCATCAGCAGCTTCACGGGAATAAAGTCGCCTACGGAATTTTAGTGCAATTGATGATCGAGGACAATCTAGCAGAGATCCAACGGCTGCTCCTGTTTTATCACCAATTGAATTTGCCAACGAGTTTGGCTGATATGTCCATGGAGTTGTCAGAGGCAGACTATCAAGCCGTGGGGGAACGTGCTTGTGCCCCCGGTGAGATGATCCATTTAATGAAGGAAACGGTCACACCAGCGCTCGTCATTGAAAAAATGAAAGCTCTGGAGTCCTTGATGAAAAAATAA
- a CDS encoding CD1375 family protein: protein MAVVYATLIIKGKKTIEQVPGLIREQVKEILVDMDLPELAE from the coding sequence ATGGCAGTAGTCTATGCGACTTTGATTATCAAAGGTAAGAAGACGATCGAACAAGTACCTGGTCTGATCCGCGAACAAGTGAAAGAAATCTTGGTGGATATGGATTTACCTGAATTGGCAGAGTAG
- a CDS encoding pyridoxal phosphate-dependent aminotransferase: protein MNKDKIAQRFQQPAENLLMKIAVLAKEKEDIIDLSIGDPDLITNPKIIEAAYTDVKKGATNYTAPDGSKEFLTTVVDFYQKKYDLSFQINQVRATVGALHGMYLVMQVLLDPGDEVIIHEPYFSPYREQVVLSGGRPVFVPTYEKNDFQLDVADLKAAITDKTKAIIINSPNNPTGAVFSEETLKKIAEVAIENDLFIISDEIYEDFAFKETFVPMARLAPEHTITISGVSKGFAMTGWRLGYMIAPAYINQVAGMINESITYSAPTASQRGGIYALNHYEELVPPTVEIFKERLTYIEKRVAEIPYLSLRSVTGSMYAFINIRKSGLDSVTFVETVLEQSGVLFVPGKAFGETVGDDYIRLAATQPLEVLAEAFDRLVKLHF, encoded by the coding sequence ATGAACAAAGATAAAATTGCACAGCGCTTCCAGCAGCCGGCAGAAAATTTGCTGATGAAGATTGCTGTTTTAGCAAAGGAAAAAGAAGATATTATTGATCTGTCGATCGGTGACCCAGATTTGATCACCAATCCAAAAATCATTGAAGCGGCCTATACAGACGTAAAAAAGGGCGCCACAAATTATACGGCACCGGATGGCAGTAAAGAATTTTTAACGACAGTCGTTGACTTTTATCAAAAAAAATACGATTTGAGTTTTCAGATCAATCAGGTTCGAGCAACTGTAGGGGCCCTTCATGGAATGTACCTCGTCATGCAAGTCTTGCTTGATCCAGGCGATGAAGTGATCATCCATGAGCCTTATTTTTCACCCTATCGCGAACAAGTTGTTTTATCTGGCGGAAGGCCCGTTTTTGTCCCGACCTATGAGAAAAATGACTTTCAATTAGACGTGGCAGATTTAAAAGCAGCGATCACAGATAAGACGAAAGCAATCATCATCAATTCGCCAAACAATCCTACAGGTGCGGTTTTCTCTGAAGAAACGTTGAAAAAAATCGCAGAAGTTGCTATTGAAAATGACTTATTCATTATTTCTGATGAAATCTACGAGGATTTTGCTTTTAAAGAAACATTTGTCCCGATGGCGCGTCTTGCCCCTGAACACACCATCACCATCAGTGGGGTGTCGAAGGGCTTTGCAATGACTGGCTGGCGACTAGGCTACATGATCGCACCCGCCTATATTAATCAAGTCGCCGGCATGATCAATGAGAGCATCACGTATTCGGCACCGACAGCTTCTCAGCGCGGCGGGATCTATGCGTTGAACCACTATGAAGAACTCGTGCCGCCGACAGTCGAGATTTTTAAGGAACGATTGACGTATATTGAAAAAAGAGTGGCAGAGATTCCTTATTTATCCTTGCGTTCCGTGACGGGCAGCATGTATGCGTTTATCAATATCCGTAAAAGCGGGCTAGATTCAGTGACGTTTGTTGAAACGGTCTTGGAACAAAGCGGTGTGTTGTTTGTTCCCGGAAAAGCCTTTGGTGAAACGGTGGGGGACGACTATATTCGCTTGGCAGCGACACAACCATTAGAGGTATTGGCGGAAGCTTTTGATCGTTTGGTGAAGCTGCATTTTTAA
- a CDS encoding CD1375 family protein, giving the protein MANIYVNLIQKGLKTIEEVPKTIRKEVQAILDADIAD; this is encoded by the coding sequence ATGGCAAATATTTACGTCAATTTGATTCAGAAAGGTCTGAAAACTATTGAGGAAGTACCAAAGACAATTAGAAAAGAAGTACAAGCGATCTTGGATGCAGACATTGCGGATTAA
- a CDS encoding AraC family transcriptional regulator, which yields MEWLDHFNDSIEYVEAHLTGTIDLDRIAQLAQCSTYHYQRMFSYIAGVTLGEYIRRRKMSLAGVALQRGEKVIDVAAAFGYDSPTSFNRVFKSVHGITPKEAKQSGAKLTSYPMLTFKITVKGVYAMEYQLIDKSVFNVTGVGITLGKDMEKFKKQIPEFWAETSKDGRLEQLIPIMDQQNPGVMGISLMTAESQEEWEYVIGVASDDVPENFKQYEIPAAKWAIFSGTGPMPGAIQELQTQIFTEWLPTSGFEYAELPDIELYLDANPENATFQVWLPVRAK from the coding sequence ATGGAATGGTTGGATCATTTTAACGATAGTATTGAATATGTGGAGGCGCACTTGACGGGAACGATTGATCTTGATCGGATCGCGCAATTGGCGCAGTGCTCGACCTATCATTATCAGCGAATGTTTTCGTATATCGCCGGCGTAACTTTGGGTGAATACATTCGACGCCGTAAGATGAGTTTGGCAGGTGTGGCACTGCAACGAGGTGAAAAGGTGATTGATGTCGCGGCGGCATTCGGTTATGATTCACCGACGTCGTTTAATCGGGTGTTCAAGAGTGTCCACGGAATCACCCCGAAAGAAGCAAAGCAATCTGGCGCTAAATTAACCAGCTATCCCATGTTGACCTTCAAAATTACAGTAAAGGGAGTTTATGCGATGGAATATCAATTAATCGACAAGTCCGTTTTCAATGTAACAGGAGTAGGGATCACGTTAGGCAAAGACATGGAGAAGTTTAAAAAACAGATTCCAGAATTTTGGGCGGAAACAAGTAAGGACGGCCGTTTGGAGCAGCTCATTCCCATCATGGACCAGCAGAATCCAGGGGTCATGGGCATTAGTTTAATGACAGCAGAAAGTCAAGAAGAGTGGGAATATGTTATCGGTGTTGCCAGTGATGACGTGCCTGAAAACTTCAAGCAATACGAAATTCCCGCAGCTAAATGGGCGATCTTTTCTGGAACGGGACCTATGCCCGGTGCGATCCAAGAGCTTCAAACACAAATCTTCACCGAATGGCTTCCGACATCTGGTTTTGAATATGCAGAACTGCCGGATATTGAACTGTATCTGGACGCCAATCCAGAAAATGCAACATTCCAAGTCTGGTTGCCGGTAAGAGCGAAATAA
- a CDS encoding CsbD family protein, whose protein sequence is MTDKGFTDKAKGKAKETTGKVTGDNKKKAEGLLDQTVGKVKEVAADAKEKVEDITDDVKKKLDK, encoded by the coding sequence ATGACAGACAAAGGTTTTACGGACAAAGCTAAGGGTAAAGCGAAAGAAACCACAGGAAAAGTAACTGGTGACAACAAAAAGAAAGCGGAAGGCCTACTTGATCAAACTGTTGGTAAAGTAAAAGAAGTAGCGGCAGACGCAAAAGAAAAAGTTGAAGATATCACGGATGACGTTAAGAAAAAATTAGACAAATAA
- a CDS encoding peptidoglycan recognition protein family protein has translation MQLMSGIAGSRGRNPYGVVIHNDAASQGATTTFYRNWLPSHNAELGFAHWYVCSDGILQVENEANMAWHTANANGNANYIGIEACQSMGNLDTFRNNEDRSVKLAAEILKRYGLQPNRNTVILHKQFSATACPHRSVSVHGDWTIMQDYFIAQIQKYMNGSTPNPAPKPQPTGNKNGIAIDNVTKDQAVKMVQRTQTNYAWTTLREQVKAVKQNDGRYTLVIKTGNKARCDKSVLRLKQELKSYYPGYMQQNIVTPDGDKPTIRIEARNMPASAFTGKNPFDVHMRNFLKDILLDGQTYAEANSYGTYDVRIKGEGFNDHDAPIVLKEIQEMGKAKDVGINPAHIKGFKY, from the coding sequence ATGCAATTAATGTCAGGTATTGCAGGCAGCCGTGGAAGAAATCCCTATGGAGTGGTTATACACAATGATGCAGCTTCCCAAGGCGCTACTACTACTTTTTATAGAAATTGGTTGCCAAGTCATAATGCAGAGCTGGGTTTCGCCCATTGGTATGTTTGTAGTGACGGTATCTTACAAGTTGAGAATGAAGCCAATATGGCATGGCATACAGCGAATGCGAATGGCAATGCAAATTATATAGGGATAGAAGCTTGTCAATCTATGGGGAATCTAGATACATTCAGAAATAATGAAGATCGTTCAGTAAAATTAGCTGCTGAAATTTTAAAACGCTATGGACTACAACCGAATAGAAATACAGTAATCTTGCACAAACAATTCTCAGCTACCGCCTGTCCGCATAGATCGGTATCGGTGCATGGAGATTGGACAATCATGCAAGATTATTTTATTGCTCAAATTCAAAAATACATGAATGGTTCTACACCAAATCCTGCACCTAAGCCTCAACCAACCGGAAACAAAAACGGCATTGCGATCGATAATGTCACCAAAGATCAGGCGGTAAAAATGGTTCAAAGAACGCAAACAAATTACGCATGGACCACACTGCGTGAACAAGTCAAAGCTGTTAAACAGAACGATGGCCGCTATACATTAGTGATTAAGACTGGAAACAAAGCACGTTGTGACAAGAGTGTTTTGCGTCTTAAGCAAGAGCTTAAATCTTACTATCCTGGATACATGCAACAAAATATCGTAACTCCAGATGGAGATAAGCCTACTATTCGAATCGAAGCGCGCAATATGCCAGCAAGCGCCTTTACTGGGAAAAATCCATTTGATGTTCATATGCGCAACTTCTTGAAAGACATCTTATTAGATGGTCAAACATACGCAGAAGCGAATTCTTATGGAACCTATGACGTTCGCATCAAAGGCGAAGGCTTCAATGATCATGATGCGCCTATTGTATTGAAGGAAATTCAAGAGATGGGTAAAGCAAAGGATGTTGGCATTAATCCAGCACATATTAAGGGATTTAAGTATTAG
- a CDS encoding phage holin family protein has protein sequence MDLSFITENFVPVIVVACLIVGYVIKATPLFNKLANLYIPLIVAVLGAALGAVMNGVSVESIVYGAVSGLASTGLHQVFTKLLNLGGND, from the coding sequence ATGGATCTATCTTTTATTACAGAAAACTTTGTACCGGTAATTGTTGTCGCGTGTTTGATCGTAGGCTACGTAATTAAAGCGACACCACTATTTAATAAATTGGCTAATTTATATATCCCATTGATCGTAGCGGTGTTAGGAGCTGCATTAGGCGCAGTAATGAATGGCGTCAGTGTGGAATCCATTGTCTATGGTGCAGTGAGCGGGTTAGCCTCTACAGGGTTACATCAAGTCTTTACAAAACTATTGAATTTAGGAGGGAATGACTAA
- a CDS encoding BppU family phage baseplate upper protein, with the protein MSNIKLILTENKASPYRKQRVVGRHGDGELTVIDVELLQADGKTPYSIFSNHELLFVGTNSKGQYTDGVPEIIDGQNGKIRYTFTKENFSVIREFKRAYFQLTDADGNRVTFQDFYVDVLKNSDINQEHATVYVRLLELLLEDFEKQFGDKTIDFEERFKTFFQAKEIEYEYIYQMYNDLLLKLEKMTGETLSLQEKQMEIINLVEEYDILTKAESSANVVYQILGDEAEITITLDYSNKIAKSDIENPNKMFYNVSNALMPFTISGSEGTQAYYDRLAVLDNQLLTVSTITNEAIAQVRLRWELVKFIDKNIPLLFETDDNNQKIDYLRQKITSVKSTIYGRGTGSGGNKLDHRFYVSGLLEAQGSGNTTSQISKITDQLTDVEKIRNMISSAGQIDSLIYSTKSDGNLYSILYSDYATLEVKMKISAKQVIEALMKTHHLENLATQEEAETGANNSKTMTPLRVFQAIAKWTKDKFVSLTENETVLGIKNFANGLQVGGRNVLSQNGLQTYDHTSATDSAIQSGMIRFIRFGDFILVNFNFQCKSVNIASGGNIIRVLESDILPTNSIQIDITDDKAVTVETSGKLTALWGLNANSYYAGSAMYFAKNKL; encoded by the coding sequence TTGAGTAATATAAAATTGATACTTACTGAGAACAAAGCATCACCATATCGAAAACAACGTGTTGTTGGTAGACATGGTGATGGAGAATTGACTGTTATTGACGTTGAATTACTTCAAGCTGATGGAAAAACTCCATATTCAATTTTTTCAAATCATGAGTTGCTTTTTGTTGGGACAAATTCAAAAGGTCAGTACACCGATGGAGTTCCAGAAATCATCGATGGTCAAAACGGAAAAATCAGGTATACCTTTACAAAAGAAAATTTTAGTGTTATCCGTGAATTCAAACGAGCGTACTTCCAGTTAACAGATGCAGATGGAAATAGGGTTACGTTCCAAGATTTCTATGTGGATGTTCTTAAAAATTCAGATATTAATCAAGAACACGCAACTGTTTATGTGAGACTCCTAGAATTATTGCTAGAAGATTTTGAAAAGCAATTTGGAGATAAAACTATAGACTTCGAAGAAAGATTCAAAACTTTTTTTCAGGCAAAAGAAATCGAATACGAGTATATATATCAAATGTACAACGATCTTTTACTTAAGTTGGAAAAAATGACAGGCGAAACCCTAAGTTTACAAGAAAAGCAAATGGAAATAATAAATTTGGTAGAAGAATATGACATATTAACGAAAGCGGAAAGTTCCGCAAACGTGGTCTACCAGATTTTAGGTGATGAAGCTGAAATTACTATAACACTAGATTACAGTAATAAAATTGCTAAATCTGATATTGAAAATCCTAACAAAATGTTTTACAACGTTTCAAATGCGTTGATGCCGTTTACAATAAGTGGATCAGAGGGGACGCAAGCCTACTATGATCGTCTTGCTGTTCTTGATAATCAATTGTTAACTGTGTCAACTATTACGAATGAAGCGATTGCTCAAGTCAGGCTGCGTTGGGAATTAGTAAAATTTATTGATAAAAATATCCCTTTACTCTTTGAAACGGATGATAACAATCAAAAAATCGATTACTTAAGGCAAAAGATCACTTCTGTGAAATCAACTATTTACGGAAGAGGCACTGGGTCTGGCGGAAACAAACTAGACCATAGATTTTATGTTTCTGGTTTATTAGAGGCCCAAGGCTCTGGCAACACCACTTCTCAAATTTCAAAAATAACTGACCAATTAACAGACGTTGAAAAAATTCGTAACATGATTAGTTCGGCGGGGCAAATTGATAGCTTAATTTATTCTACCAAGTCGGATGGGAACCTTTATTCTATACTTTACAGCGACTACGCAACGCTTGAAGTGAAAATGAAAATTTCTGCGAAACAAGTGATTGAAGCATTGATGAAGACTCATCACCTAGAAAATCTAGCGACACAAGAAGAGGCAGAAACCGGTGCGAATAATTCCAAAACGATGACTCCTCTGCGAGTCTTTCAAGCAATTGCTAAATGGACGAAAGACAAGTTCGTATCTTTGACTGAAAATGAAACAGTATTGGGAATCAAGAATTTTGCGAATGGTCTTCAAGTTGGGGGAAGAAATGTTCTTTCCCAAAATGGACTACAAACTTATGATCATACGAGCGCTACCGATTCCGCTATTCAGTCTGGAATGATAAGGTTTATTCGTTTTGGGGATTTTATCTTGGTTAATTTTAATTTCCAGTGCAAAAGCGTAAATATTGCTTCAGGAGGGAATATTATCAGAGTATTAGAATCCGATATCCTTCCTACTAATTCCATTCAAATAGATATTACAGATGATAAAGCAGTAACTGTAGAAACGTCTGGTAAATTGACAGCTTTATGGGGGCTTAATGCGAATAGTTATTATGCTGGCTCTGCTATGTACTTTGCGAAGAATAAATTATAG
- a CDS encoding Abi family protein, with the protein MKYDRCATTIEEQVDILENRGLIIEDRSFAISSLRKIGYFRFKGYCLPFYKSKDKFMENVTFFTIYQNYRFDERFRLLLFQIIEHVEVELKSVIARDFALETSPLGFYDPTNFERLDFHESWLEKFKQLTSQSSKRRELYTDHYIKNYDNIFPIWVAMEMSDFGSLSKFFYNINRSLRNKISKENYGFSSFYLSNWIYVLSVTRNVCAHNGRIYDRIFPIQAQLSKKDSRILNNRAFVAIYICYKICLDTEYFGMFKTNLANLIGIYEDYIDIDKIGFPENWEEYLS; encoded by the coding sequence ATGAAATATGATAGATGCGCAACGACAATTGAGGAGCAAGTAGACATTCTGGAAAATAGAGGTTTAATAATTGAAGACCGTTCATTTGCAATATCGTCTTTGAGAAAAATCGGGTATTTTAGATTTAAAGGTTACTGCCTACCATTTTACAAATCAAAAGATAAATTCATGGAAAACGTGACATTTTTTACTATCTATCAGAATTATCGATTTGACGAAAGGTTTCGTTTGTTGCTATTTCAAATAATTGAACATGTCGAAGTAGAGTTGAAATCTGTTATTGCTAGAGATTTTGCTTTGGAGACTAGTCCGCTTGGTTTTTATGATCCTACTAACTTTGAAAGGCTGGATTTTCATGAGAGTTGGTTAGAAAAATTTAAACAATTAACTTCTCAATCTTCGAAGAGAAGAGAATTATATACGGACCATTACATAAAAAATTACGATAACATTTTTCCTATATGGGTTGCAATGGAGATGTCTGATTTTGGATCATTATCAAAATTTTTTTACAACATAAATCGATCTTTGAGAAATAAGATTTCGAAAGAAAATTATGGGTTTAGTAGTTTTTATCTTTCAAATTGGATTTATGTTCTATCGGTTACTAGAAATGTATGTGCGCATAATGGGAGAATATATGACAGGATTTTTCCAATACAAGCGCAGTTATCAAAAAAAGATAGTAGAATTTTAAATAATCGAGCGTTCGTAGCTATTTATATATGCTATAAAATTTGCTTGGATACCGAGTATTTTGGAATGTTTAAAACCAATCTAGCTAACTTGATTGGTATTTATGAAGATTATATAGATATTGATAAAATAGGTTTTCCTGAGAATTGGGAAGAGTACCTTAGTTAG
- a CDS encoding ABC transporter substrate-binding protein/permease, giving the protein MKKKIGALITVLFVLLSILPATAQGAEKDEIYERIQQSGELVVGLSADYAPYEFHAEVDGKDKIVGFDISIAEKIAKDMGVKLKIEELGFDALLGALKTGKIDLVISGMSITEERLKEVDFSDPYFVVQQKVLVRKGDKNRFKTTADFDGLAVGAQKQTTQEDLVKNEMTGAEPTSLQKVPDLVNNLLNKKVEAVVLEQPVAEAYVQQSDNVELAPVKFEQGEKVTAIAMSKNTPELKKHVNASIKTINDEDLLKGYQKDANELMFQGDQSFLQKYGPYYLNGAKYTFLLAFVGVLFGLIFGSLLALMKLSKSKILKALAVIYIEYVRGTPLLVQIFIVYFGTGVLGLDLSKLLAGCIAVSLNSAAYVAEIVRAGINAVNKGQMEAARSLGMNQKEAMRFIVFPQAIKNILPALGNEFVTIIKESSVVSVIGVSELIFQTGVVQGASFKPFLPYVLVSLIYFVMTFCISRLLGLVERRMGLND; this is encoded by the coding sequence ATGAAGAAGAAAATAGGTGCGTTGATCACCGTGCTGTTCGTGTTGTTGAGCATTTTGCCGGCAACCGCACAAGGAGCAGAAAAAGATGAAATTTACGAACGCATTCAACAAAGCGGGGAATTGGTCGTTGGTCTATCGGCAGACTATGCGCCTTATGAATTCCACGCAGAAGTGGATGGAAAAGATAAAATCGTTGGCTTTGACATATCGATTGCAGAGAAAATCGCAAAGGATATGGGGGTCAAACTAAAAATCGAAGAGCTCGGTTTTGATGCATTACTCGGTGCCTTGAAGACTGGAAAGATCGACTTAGTTATTTCAGGGATGTCTATTACTGAGGAACGGTTAAAAGAAGTAGACTTCTCTGATCCGTATTTTGTCGTTCAGCAAAAGGTATTGGTTCGTAAAGGAGACAAAAACAGATTCAAAACGACCGCTGATTTTGACGGGTTAGCCGTCGGAGCTCAAAAACAAACGACACAAGAAGACCTCGTCAAAAATGAAATGACGGGGGCAGAACCAACTTCTCTGCAAAAAGTGCCCGACCTAGTGAATAATTTGCTGAATAAAAAAGTGGAAGCCGTTGTGCTGGAGCAGCCAGTAGCTGAAGCCTATGTACAGCAAAGCGACAATGTGGAGCTGGCACCAGTGAAATTTGAACAAGGTGAAAAAGTGACCGCGATCGCGATGTCAAAAAACACCCCAGAATTGAAGAAGCACGTCAATGCCTCAATCAAAACGATCAATGATGAAGACCTTCTGAAAGGTTATCAAAAAGATGCCAATGAATTAATGTTTCAAGGAGACCAATCTTTCTTGCAAAAATACGGTCCATACTATTTGAATGGGGCGAAATATACCTTCTTATTAGCATTTGTTGGTGTACTCTTCGGATTGATTTTTGGTAGCTTGCTGGCGTTGATGAAGTTAAGCAAAAGCAAGATCTTGAAGGCTCTTGCAGTAATTTATATTGAATATGTTCGGGGAACCCCGCTATTGGTTCAGATCTTTATCGTTTACTTTGGGACAGGCGTATTAGGTCTAGATTTATCCAAACTTCTAGCCGGCTGTATCGCCGTTTCGTTAAATAGTGCGGCTTATGTGGCAGAAATCGTCCGTGCCGGGATCAACGCGGTGAACAAAGGTCAGATGGAAGCGGCGCGTTCCTTGGGGATGAATCAAAAAGAAGCGATGCGTTTTATCGTTTTCCCGCAAGCCATTAAGAACATTCTCCCAGCATTAGGTAATGAATTCGTGACGATCATCAAAGAATCCTCAGTTGTTTCAGTCATCGGGGTGTCCGAGCTGATCTTCCAAACAGGAGTCGTACAAGGAGCCAGCTTCAAGCCGTTCTTACCCTACGTGCTCGTTTCGCTGATTTACTTCGTAATGACCTTCTGTATTTCCCGTCTATTGGGATTAGTTGAAAGGAGAATGGGCTTAAATGATTAA